One window from the genome of Hydra vulgaris chromosome 02, alternate assembly HydraT2T_AEP encodes:
- the LOC136076091 gene encoding histone-lysine N-methyltransferase SETMAR-like: protein MATQPTIIRSCLLYEFKLGRNATQAAKNICTAFGEGTVSERTAQKWFQRFSSEDESIEDLPRSGRPLLVDEDELKDAVESDSSQTCQELAVRFAVSVETIRLHLHAIGKAWKLSRWVPHKLSIDNKKKRLTICTSLLSRHNVEPFLDRLLTCDEKWIMYNNTKRCYHWLSPDDPIPKTPKPNLHERKVLLCIWWTTAGVVHYELLPTGQTITGLVYSAQLQRVHDLLHVKQPALVHRRGVLLLHDNARPHTARVTQDKHQSLGWESLPHPPYSPDLSPTDFHFFLSLGNHLKGQQFRDQDAVEMELKAFIDSKDREFFRSGINKLVLRWEKVLDANGDDFDE from the coding sequence ATGGCAACCCAACCAACGATTATTCGATCTTGCTTACTTTACGAGTTCAAACTTGGAAGGAATGCAACACAAGCGGCCAAAAACATCTGCACAGCATTTGGAGAAGGTACAGTAAGTGAACGCACAGCACAGAAGTGGTTTCAGCGATTCTCTTCGGAAGATGAGTCCATCGAAGACCTGCCGCGTTCTGGACGCCCATTGTTGGTTGATGAGGATGAACTGAAGGACGCTGTCGAGTCTGACTCCAGCCAAACTTGCCAAGAACTTGCAGTGAGGTTTGCTGTGAGTGTTGAAACCATCCGCCTTCATCTGCATGCGATTGGGAAAGCGTGGAAGCTGAGTCGGTGGGTTCCGCACAAATTGTCGATCGACAACAAGAAGAAACGGCTTACGATCTGCACATCACTCTTATCACGCCACAATGTTGAGCCTTTTCTTGATCGTTTATTGACATGCGACGAAAAATGGATAATGTACAACAATACCAAGCGTTGCTACCATTGGTTGTCCCCCGATGACCCCATCCCAAAGACACCCAAGCCCAATCTCCACGAGCGGAAGGTTTTGCTCTGCATTTGGTGGACTACAGCTGGTGTGGTGCATTACGAGCTGCTCCCAACAGGCCAAACCATTACTGGACTGGTCTACTCAGCACAGCTGCAACGAGTTCACGACCTGTTGCATGTAAAGCAGCCTGCACTGGTGCACAGGAGAGGAGTTCTGCTTCTCCACGACAACGCGAGACCGCACACCGCTCGCGTGACTCAGGACAAGCACCAAAGCCTTGGTTGGGAGAGTTTGCCTCATCCACCATACTCGCCAGACCTCTCCCCTACTGATTTCCATTTTTTCCTTTCCCTGGGAAATCATTTAAAAGGACAGCAGTTCCGAGACCAGGACGCGGTTGAAATGGAGTTGAAAGCTTTTATAGACTCAAAGGACCGAGAATTTTTTAGAAGTGGAATAAATAAGCTTGTTTTACGTTGGGAAAAGGTTTTAGATGCTAATGGTGACGATTTTGATGAATAA